Sequence from the Colletotrichum higginsianum IMI 349063 chromosome 6, whole genome shotgun sequence genome:
CAATGCATGTAGATAAAAAGCTATAGATGTTGATTCTTGTGACATAGGGCCGTTTGAGGCGCCTCGTTCAAGTCTCTTACACCTTTGTGTAACCGCTCAGGACGCAGAGAAAACAACCACCCTTGCCATTGGCTTATCTTGTCTTGCAAATCAAGTACAGCCCACACAAAGAAACAGGGGATCCCTGAACATCAGCCTGGATCCGCAACCTGAATCATGTACACCGTGTCTCTGCTAACCGCATGCAGACGTCCTCCGCTGGAGCTAGTATTAGTGATGCCCCCGCATATGCCCTGGATTGCAGGTGATTTGAAGGGATATGCATGGATTTTTGGATGTGTTAGACGATTAACCCTGCAGCCGCAACACAAACGCCTCAGCCAAGAAGAGCTTGATTTGGCCAGCTATACAAGGATCCCGGAACCTGCTATCCGAATGGCTTTTTATCCGTCTGTTttcctcatcgtcttcatcttccttgttgtcctcctcatcgtcttcctccatcttttcctccttctcctcctcctcctcctcctcctcctcctctccaacTAACACTCTCCGTCGGCGGAAAAATCGACGGACCTCTTTAATTTACCGCATACAACATGCTGCTGCGAACAGCCAGGCCTGCCAAAAAAACAGCAACTTTGCCGCTGCGTCGGCTCTGGGCCAATGCTTCTTATCTTCAACCTTTGACTCCTCGTCCACGAATGCTCTCATTCTCTGCAAGGAAAATACAGATGAgcgagagagacagagaggaCCTTGCTGTTTACAGCGGAACTTCCCTGCGACCAGACCCACCAGAATGGGGTTACGGTGACGGGGACGAGTTCCTCGTCCATGGGGTTCGACACTCCGAAGCCTTCGCCACGTCCTCGGAAGTTGTCCAAGTCTGCTCTAGCAGCAACCTGTACTCCAGGGCTCGCAACGCCCGTCTCATCATGAGCAACACCATTCCAGACATGGCTTCCCAGGCCGTGATGCCTTACTGCATCTGGTATCCCGACGTTGCCACCGAGGACACCTATCGCGAGATCGTCCGCCGTTACCCGGAGATGCGCTATCAAGTCGGCCGAGCCTGTGCCGTTGCAGGATACAAAACGCTcttcgacgagctcgacttGCTACCGGATGTCTCGATTGCCGAAGAAGCCCGGGACAACGGCCACACCGACATTTTTGAGGCCATTGTTGCTCAACCCGTGCGATATGCCGTTATGAACGACTACACGCGATCCGTTGATTTTCAGAACCCACGACCGGGAGCTTGTCTCAACGGAGACGCCGCTGTTCGATCTTCGCTGCAACCCCATGCAACCGCTGAAGAGGTCGAAGCCGCCTCCGATGAGGAACCTGCGTTGCGCCATCGGCCCGACCACTACTTTGACATTCAAGAAGACGCCAATGCCGGTATTTTCACGTGGCCCTACCCTGGAAGCGCCTCCTTACGAAACGAGGACATCGACCTGCTGCACAAGCCCCTTCCCAGAGATTTGCCTCCACTCAACAAAGACATCTTGATCCTCATGGCCGCCTGGGACGGCAACATTGACCGATATGCTCGCCTGCGACGCCCAATCACCATCTCAAACGAGATCACGGCTGTTGTGCGCGGAGCCTACCACCACACGCCGTTCGCGCGGTGGCTCGAAACATgcgtcgacgacatcttcCCCCGCAGCTACTACAACACCCTTGTTCGGCAAGCTTTCCACGCTAGGTTCATCATGAACGACGACCTCTCCCGCATCGATAGCGAGATCGATGGCGAAACCCTTCCCGAGTTGTTTTGGTGGCCCCACTGCCCGCACGAGGAGACCCTGCGCGAGCTGGCGTGGCGCCGACCTGACTTCCAACACCAAGTCACACTCGCCTGCATCGCCGGGAACTATCGAGATCTTTTCATCGAAATTTCTGACGGCATAAAGCCGACAGAGCAACAGCTGGACGCAGCGATTGTGTCCCCAAACAAGTTCTACAGGGAGCATCTTCAGCAACGTGCCAAAGAAGAGGGGATCCAACTGAGTCCGTTTGAAATTTCTGACAGGTGGTGCGAACAGGGGTGGCCCTCTGAGGAGCATTGGACCAAAGATTACCTCCGACCGAACAAGGAGTTCTACAGGGGCTACTATGCGTTAAAGATGCCAGATGAGCTCGTAAACACGCCCGACGATCACGATGAAGATTGGCAAGTGGAGTACTTTCCACCCGAGGACAACCTTCTCAACTACCACATGCATCTACAGTTGGGCGACTGGCAGCGACTGATTAGTGCCAATGATAAAACGAGACAAAAAGCGAAAGCTAAAGGGGGTTTCAGGCTGTATTCAACAGATGAGGATCGCAAACGCCGAGAAGGACCGCCTCCTCAGCCAAAGTTTCCTAAAACATCAGTAATTCCTGGTCACGAGAGTGACTAGATGTAGAAAGCTGCGTGTGCCTTTTCTTTTCATCTAGCGGGTTCTTGTAAATTTATTCCTGTCTCTCCTCAGCTTTTACTACATAACCCAACTCACTCTTCTCCGTGTCTCGACATTAACTCTTCCCAACTTCATATTATATTCTCTTCTTCCTAATAGCATAGCGTCACATAACTTAAGGGGTTCCTGCTAAACTAGATTGCTAGGGACCGCATGAACAAAGTGAATAGCCTGGTACCTAACCGTTACTCTTAGAGGTGAAGCTGGATAGGGGATAAACCTGAGACAATTGACTGTCGTGATAGCCTCACGCAAGTGGGGCTCATCAGTCAGTAGGGACGATCAGATGGTTAAACCGGAATAATAGATAATCCGCACCAAGCGCTGGAACGGCCCGCTTTGCACCAACCGGCCGCCGCTCCCCGCACCATATAGATAGGAGCCACTTTCAACTCATGCATGATCTTTATACCTATGTGCAGCCCTTTGAAACATTCATACAATGCAACGTTTAATTTTCCTCCTACATCTATTTGA
This genomic interval carries:
- a CDS encoding Alpha-mannosyltransferase — protein: MLLRTARPAKKTATLPLRRLWANASYLQPLTPRPRMLSFSARKIQMSERDREDLAVYSGTSLRPDPPEWGYGDGDEFLVHGVRHSEAFATSSEVVQVCSSSNLYSRARNARLIMSNTIPDMASQAVMPYCIWYPDVATEDTYREIVRRYPEMRYQVGRACAVAGYKTLFDELDLLPDVSIAEEARDNGHTDIFEAIVAQPVRYAVMNDYTRSVDFQNPRPGACLNGDAAVRSSLQPHATAEEVEAASDEEPALRHRPDHYFDIQEDANAGIFTWPYPGSASLRNEDIDLLHKPLPRDLPPLNKDILILMAAWDGNIDRYARLRRPITISNEITAVVRGAYHHTPFARWLETCVDDIFPRSYYNTLVRQAFHARFIMNDDLSRIDSEIDGETLPELFWWPHCPHEETLRELAWRRPDFQHQVTLACIAGNYRDLFIEISDGIKPTEQQLDAAIVSPNKFYREHLQQRAKEEGIQLSPFEISDRWCEQGWPSEEHWTKDYLRPNKEFYRGYYALKMPDELVNTPDDHDEDWQVEYFPPEDNLLNYHMHLQLGDWQRLISANDKTRQKAKAKGGFRLYSTDEDRKRREGPPPQPKFPKTSVIPGHESD